In one Flavobacteriales bacterium genomic region, the following are encoded:
- a CDS encoding DUF5723 family protein, with translation MRSVIPIAAALLLAAAPCRAQYGQGIAGSTWEGVWGVGSQPACLTLNADRAEIALVRAGVDLDNSFLFLGREQLGLFGFGRRIRVDTTAIELGDLTTDRERAVSLDLRVMGPSFSLRIGERQAIAFTNSVRASLTALDLNDLARKFGIDTIALNPGEARRVDEATVRSSAMSWTEHGLTYGRLFPLGGRRQLHTGITAKYLLGIFGLYADNRAPLLSALNDSVQTVTEVSMRYGLVQLTEAPWAGGSGGWVHGHGWGLDAGAVYAVLRRPGGQDAGAPGHHALRIGAAVTDIGRIRFNRKAASHAIANGSTTVSALEGLDIGGMNEVDTALSSLLLGDPQASRTGRAFTQMLPTAVHLSVDYSPIKHLALRMEAVRGTTAPIDGPSVRDQLSLTLRFETRNFCAALPVSADAFGNWGIGLMLRAAGFMIGTDRIGGLFGLNDLRGADLYFGAKVRLKGRKRPAGD, from the coding sequence GCGCTGCTGCTCGCCGCGGCCCCGTGCCGCGCCCAATACGGCCAGGGCATCGCAGGAAGCACCTGGGAAGGGGTCTGGGGCGTCGGCAGCCAGCCGGCGTGCCTGACGCTGAATGCCGACCGGGCCGAGATCGCGCTGGTCCGTGCGGGCGTCGACCTGGACAACAGCTTCCTCTTCCTGGGCAGGGAGCAGCTCGGCCTCTTCGGCTTCGGCCGCCGCATCCGCGTGGACACCACGGCGATCGAGCTGGGCGACCTCACCACGGACCGCGAGCGCGCCGTATCGCTCGACCTGCGGGTGATGGGGCCCTCCTTCTCCCTGCGCATCGGCGAGCGCCAGGCCATTGCCTTCACCAACAGCGTGCGCGCGTCCCTCACCGCATTGGACCTGAACGACCTGGCGCGGAAATTCGGCATCGACACCATCGCGCTCAACCCCGGCGAGGCCCGGCGCGTGGACGAGGCCACCGTGCGGTCGAGCGCCATGAGCTGGACCGAGCATGGCCTCACCTACGGGCGCCTCTTCCCGCTGGGCGGGCGCCGGCAGCTGCACACGGGCATCACGGCCAAGTACCTGCTCGGGATCTTCGGCCTGTATGCGGACAACCGGGCCCCGCTGTTGAGCGCGCTCAACGACAGCGTACAGACGGTGACGGAGGTGAGCATGCGCTACGGGCTCGTGCAGCTCACCGAGGCCCCATGGGCCGGCGGATCGGGCGGCTGGGTGCATGGCCACGGATGGGGGCTCGATGCGGGAGCGGTGTATGCGGTGCTGCGCCGGCCCGGCGGCCAGGATGCGGGAGCGCCCGGGCACCATGCCCTCCGCATCGGTGCGGCGGTCACCGATATCGGCCGCATCCGGTTCAACCGGAAGGCCGCCAGCCATGCGATCGCCAACGGGAGCACCACCGTGAGCGCCCTGGAAGGGCTTGACATAGGCGGCATGAACGAGGTGGACACCGCGCTGAGCAGCCTCTTGCTGGGCGACCCGCAGGCCTCCCGGACGGGCCGCGCATTCACGCAGATGCTCCCCACGGCGGTGCACCTGAGCGTGGACTACAGCCCGATCAAGCACCTCGCGCTGCGGATGGAGGCCGTGCGCGGCACCACCGCACCGATCGACGGCCCTTCCGTGCGCGACCAGCTCAGCCTCACGCTGCGCTTCGAGACGCGCAACTTCTGCGCAGCGCTGCCGGTGAGCGCCGATGCCTTCGGCAACTGGGGCATCGGGCTCATGCTGCGTGCGGCCGGTTTCATGATCGGCACGGACCGCATCGGCGGGCTCTTCGGCCTGAACGACCTGCGCGGAGCGGACCTCTACTTCGGCGCCAAGGTGCGGCTGAAGGGCCGCAAGCGTCCGGCCGGGGACTGA